The Lysobacter helvus nucleotide sequence CGATGCGCTCGCCGAACGCGCCGCCCGCAACACGCTGGTGGCCAACGTCGGCAACGACCGCGAGATCAGCATCCTGGAACTCGCCGAGCTGGTGATCGAACGCGCGAACAGCCGTTCGGTCATCCAGCACGTCGGCCTGCGCGAAGCCTACGGCGAGGATTTCGAAGACATCCGCCGCCGTCGCCCGAGCCTGGCCCGCCTGCGCTCGCTCACCGGGTTCGAGCACCGCTTCACGCTCGAGCGCACGATCGACGATCTCGTCGCCATCGAACGCAACAAACTGGAAGAGAGTCACGATGGCTACTGCACCCTGGTTCGTCCTCAGTCCGAACGCGCTGCTTAGCGCGATCGGCCTGCTGCGCGGGCCCGACAAGACCGTCCCCACCCCCGCGGTCGACTGGCAGACGGCGATCGTCGACGTCGTCATCCCGGCCTTCAAGGAAGAAGACAACATCGTGCATTGCCTGGCGTCGCTCGCCCGGCAGACGTTCCCCATCCGCAACATCATCCTGGTGGACGACGGCGGCAAGGACCGCACCGTGCCGCGCGCGCGCGAATATGCAGCGGCCGCGGCGCTGAACCTGATCGTGATCGAGCGCGCGTCGTCGATCGGCAAGACGCCGACGATCAAGCGCCAGGCGCGCGAGTTCGACTGCGACGTCGAGTTCATCCTCGACGGCGACACGTTCCTCGAATCGCCGAACTACATCGAACGCTGCGTGCAGGAGCTCTACCAGGGCGTCGGCATCGCGAGCGCGTGCGGCAACATCCTGCCGATGCGGCCGAAGGACCGGCATGCGCTCGCCCAATCGCCCGAATTCCAGCAGTGGCACGGCGCGAAGGCGTACGACGATCCCCACGCGAAGCGCGGCATGCTGCACGGCCTGTGGTGGTGGATCACCAACACGTATCGCGAAGTGCTCTACACGTTCCTGCAGCGCTTCATCTACAAGGGGCAGATGGTGTTCTTCGGCAGCATCACCAACCCGGTGGGCTGCGCGGTGGCGTATCGGCGAAAGTACATCGCCGACCTGTTCGACCGCTACGAACCGATCTTCGGCGACGACCTCACCAACTCCGAGGACATCTTCATCGGCTTCGCGCTCAACCACGAGGGCTACCGCAACATCCAGCTGCAGGATGTGCTGGCGCGCTCGGAAGAACCCGAAGTGCAGCGGCTGCCGCGGCAGGTGTACCTGTGGTCGTCGTCGTTCCTGCAAAGCTGCTACTACTTCGATGCGCTGCTGCGCACGCCGTTCAAGGCGGGCAAGGCCTGGCGCAAGCGCCGCCGCGACAAGTCCAGCGGCGTCGAAGACCTGCGCGTGATCAAGGAACAATATCGCCAGCCCTTCGGCGAGCAGGCCACGCGCGAATACGGCCGGCCGATCGGCTGGACCATGTTCCTCGGCGCGGTGGAGAAGATCGGCTTCCCCACGGCGCTGATCTGCATGCTCGTGCTGCGCATGTGGGAAGCGCTGGCGGTGACGGTGGTCGCCGAGTTGGCGGTGTCGCTGACGGTCCTGGTGATCGTGAGCAAGGGCCGGCGCCTGGCGATGCTGGCCAAGGGCATCGCGGTGACGCCGATGCGTTATGTGCTGATGGTGTCCGACCTGTTCACCACGGCGCGGTTCGCGATCGATTTGTGGATCACGGGGAATCGGAAATGGCGCAAGTGATGTCCAGGGGGCTGCGCCGCAACGCGATGGCCGCGGCGATCGTGCTCGCGGTCGGCATGGCCGCAGGGCCGGTATTCGCGCAGGATCCCGCGCGCCTCGACCAGCAGGCGCGCGAAGCCGCGTGGGCGGGGCGCACCGCCGAAGCGCTGCACATCCTCGACAAGCACCTCGCCGAACATCCGGACGATCGCGCCGCGCGGCTGGATCGCGCGCGCTGGCTGGCGTGGTCCGGCGATTACGCGGCATCGATCGAAGCACTGGACGCGCTCGGTGGCGACGACGACGAAGCGCGCGCGCTGCGTGCTCGCGTGCAGGCGTGGGCGGGGCGTCGTGATGCGGCGCTGGCGTTGAACCAGCCGTTGTACGACGCACACCCGGACAACTACGACGTCGCGTGGACCCAGGCCCTGGCTCAACGCCTCGGCGAACGCGCGGACCTCGCGCTCCCCGCACTCGCCCGCGTGCAACAGCTGCAACCCGATTCGAAGGACACGAAGGACATCGCGAAGGTCATCCGCCTGCCGATGTATTCGTGGATCGGCGCGCCGGCCTCGGTGTATTCCGACTCCGACGACATCGAGATCCGCGGCTGGGGCCTCGACGCCAACCTGCGCATCTCCGATACGACGCGCCTGCTTGCCGAGGTCGCCGATCGCACGCACGAGGCGACGGCCACCGGTCCGTTCGCGCCGTTGTTCGGCGGCGACCACGTCGACGAATCGCGCGTCGAAGTCGGCGCACAGTTCGCCGCCACGCCGGACATCGCGTTCGAACTCCGCGGCGGCCAGTCGAAGCTGGACTTCGTCAACGGCGGCCACGACACCGCCACGATCGGCCGCCTGCGCTTCTCGCAACGCGCGACGGACGACGTCTTCTACGCGATCGCCTTCGAACGCGACCGTGTCGCCTACTCGCCGCGCATCCTGTCGCAGGGCGTGATGCGCAACGGCGCCGTGCTGGACATGGTGTTCACGCCCACGCTGCGCGACACCATCGCCGTGCACGCGGGCGCCGACCACTTCAGCGACGACAACGACCATCGCGCGGTCAGCGCCGACTGGCGCCACGCGGTGCATCGCAGCGGCAACGCCAACGTCGACGTCGGCCTGCAGGGCGAATGGCAGCGTTACACCGACAATCCCGGCACGGGCTATTACGCGCCGAACAACTACCGCCGCATCGCGCCGGTCGCCTCGACGTACATCGCGCTGGGCCCGGAGGCCGGCCTGTACATCGGTGCCGCGCTGGGCGTGCAACGCGACGAAACCTTCGACAACTGGAAGCGCGCCAGCGACATCAGCGCGAGCCTGACGCTCGGCATCTTCACGCACTGGCAGCTCGTGGCGTCCGCGGGCTACAGCGAACGCCTCAACCAGTTCGGGCGTTACGAAGGCACGTCGTTCGGCCTGCAGTTGCGCTATCGCTTCTGCGAATTCCGCGCGGACCGCTGCCCGTAAGGCGTCAGCGTTCCGAGTGCTCGATGCCCCCGTCGGGCTGGATGAGTTCGATGAAGGCGCGCGCCTGCGGCGACAGGAACTTCCCCTTGCGGATCACCACGCCGTAGCTGCGCGAGGGGAAGTACTGCGCGAGCGAGCGCGCCGCCAATCGCGTGCGATCGGCGTCGGTCAGGCAGATCGCGGTGACGATGCTGATGCCCAGGCCCATCGCGACGTATTGTTTGATCACTTCCCAGCCGCCGACTTCCAGCGCGACGGTGTAAGGCACGCGGTTCTGCTGGAACACCAGGTCGACGAGGCGGTACGTCGTCAGGCGCTTTGGCGGCAGGATCAAGCCGTAGGGCGAGAGATCCTCGAGCTTGAGGTCCGCCTTGTGCGCGAGCGGATGGTCGGGCGGGGTGATCAGCATCGGCTCGAAGCGATAGACCGGCATGTAGCGCAGGTCCGCGGGCACATCGAGCATCGAGCCCACGGCCAGGTCGACTGCGTCCGTACGCAATAGGTCCAGCCCGCCCGCGCCGGTGACGTTGTGCAGCGTCAGGCGCACATCGGAGCGGCGCTGGCGGAAGGCTTCGACGATCCCGGGCAACAGATAGAGGATGGTCGAGCTGCCGGCCGCGACGTTGAGTTCGCCGGCATCCAGCCCCTGCACCTTGTCGCGGAACACCGCATCCAGCCCGTCGAGGCCTTCGACCAGGGGCTTGGCCAGCTCGTAGAGGACCTGTCCTTCGCGGCTCGGGGTGAGCCGCCGGCCCACGCGTTCGAACAGCTTGACCCCCAGTTCGCGCTCGAGCGCCTGCAATTGGAGGGTGATCGCGGGCTGGCTGACGTAGAGCGCTTCGGCCGCGCGGGACACCGAGCCCAGGCGCGCGGTCTGGCAAAAGGCACGCAACGGCTTCAATTTGTCCGCTTTGTAGGCGAAACGGGGCGGCGGCGTGCGGTTTTCGGTCATGACACGGCCTTCATATAAGCGCACCTAATCATATGCATAGATAAAACTGTTTTGCGCAATACAGTACCCGCTCGTACGGTCGGCTTCCGCCTCATCAGGGATTCGACCATGTCGGCAGTGCTGCACCCGGACCAGGACGTCGTTCGCCCCGCGGGTATCGCGGTCACCCGCAGCCTCCCCGGGCAGGAGCAATTGCTGACCCCCGCGGCCCTGGCGTTCCTCGCCGACCTGCAGCGCCGCTTCGATCCGATCCGCCAGCAACGCCTCGCCGCACGGCAGGTGCGCCAGGCCGAGTTCGATGCCGGCGCGCTCCCGGACTTCCGCGCCGACACCGCCGCGATCCGCGCCGCCGACTGGCGCGTGGCCGAACTCCCGGGCGCGCTGCTCGATCGCCGCGTCGAGATCACCGGCCCCACCGATCCGAAGATGGTCATCAACGCGCTCAACTCCGGCGCGAACTGCTACATGGCCGACTTCGAGGATTCCACCTCGCCCACCTGGGACAACCTGCTCACCGGCCAGCGCGCGCTGGGCAAGGCGGTCGCGGGCACGCTCGACTGGATGGCGCCCGACGGCGCGAAGCACTACGTCCTCAAGCCTTTCTCCGAACAAGCCGTGCTGATGGTCCGCCCGCGCGGCTGGCACCTCGACGAGAAGCACGTGCTCATCGATGGCGCGCCGATGTCCGCGTCGTTGTGCGACCTCGGCCTGTTCGCCTTCCACAACGCGGTGGCGCTCGCCGCGAAAAACCGCGGCCCGTACTTCTATTTGCCGAAGCTGCAGGCGATGGAAGAAGCGCAGCTGTGGGACGCGGTGCTCGCGCACGTCGAAACCACGCTCGGGCTGCCCGTCGGCCAGATGAAAGTGACGGTGCTGATCGAAACGCTGCCCGCCGCATTCGAGATGGACGAGATCCTGCACGCGTTGCGCACGCGCATCGCCGGCCTCAACTGCGGCCGCTGGGATTACATCTTTTCGTACATCAAGACCTTCCGCCGCCATCGCGATCGCGTGTTGCCCGAACGCGCGCAGGTCACGATGACGCAGCCCTTCCTCAAGACGTATTCCGAACTCCTCATCCACACCTGCCACCGCCGCGGCGCGCATGCGATGGGCGGCATGGCCGCGCAGGTGCCGATCGCCGGCGACGACGCCGCCAACCAGCGCGCGCTCGATCGCGTCCGCGCCGACAAGGTGCGCGAAGTCGGCGCCGGCCACGACGGCACCTGGGTCGCGCATCCGGCGCTGATCCCGCTGGCGCGCGAAGTGTTCGACACCTGGATGCTCGGCGCGCACCAGCAGTTCGTGATGCGCAACGACGTACGCGCCAAATCCGACGCGGAACTGCGCGACGCCCTGCTCAAGCCCTCGTTCGGCACCATCACGCGCGCCGGCTTCGAAGGCAACGTGGAAGTCTGCGTGCGCTATCTCGCCGCGTGGCTCGACGGCAACGGCTGCGTGCCGATCCACTGGCTGATGGAAGACGCAGCGACTGCAGAGATCTCGCGTTCGCAGCTGTGGCAATGGCTGCACGCAGACCCCGGCCTGCACCTGGACGACGGCACGCCCATCGATTTCGCCCTGCTCGAACGCGCCCTCATCGGCCTCCCCAGCAAGTTCGCCGACCGCATGCAGTTGCCCGGGGCAACGCGCATCGCCGAAGCCATCGCCCTGCTCGAAACGCTCACGGAACAAGACACGCTCGAAGACTTCCTCACCCTGCCGGCCTACACGCGGATCGATTGATCCCGACAAGGAGTTCCACCATGAAGCAGACGCTGCCCACCGCCGAACAACTCCGCCTCGACTGGTCCAACAACCCGCGCTGGGCCGGCATCGAGCGCCCGTATACCGCCGAAGACGTGGTGCGCCTGCGCGGCACCGTCGCCATCGAACACTCGCTCGCGCGCATCGGCGCCGACAAGTTGTGGCGTTCGCTGCAGACCGAGGATTTCGTCAACGCGCTCGGCGCGCTCACCGGCAACCAGGCGATGCAGCAGGTCAAGGCCGGGCTGAAGGCGATCTACTTGTCCGGCTGGCAGGTGGCCGCGGATGCGAACCTCGCCGGCGAGATGTATCCGGATCAATCGCTGTATCCGGCCAACTCCGTGCCGCAGGTGGTCAAGCGCATCAACAACACGCTGCTGCGCGCCGACCAGCTGCACCACGCCGAAGGCGACGACGCCATCGATTTCCTGCAGCCGATCGTGGCGGACGCCGAGGCCGGCTTCGGCGGCATCCTCAACGCGTTCGAGCTGATGAAAGCGATGATCGAAGCGGGCGCGGCCGGCGTGCATTTCGAAGACCAGCTCGCGTCGGTGAAGAAGTGCGGCCACATGGGCGGCAAGGTCCTGGTGCCCACGCGCGAAGCGGTGGAAAAACTGGTCGCCGCGCGCCTGGCCAGCGATGTCATGGGCGTGCCGACGCTGATCGTGGCGCGCACCGACGCCGAAGCCGCGGACCTGCTCACCAGCGACGTCGACGACAACGACGCCCCGTTCTGCACGGGCGAGCGCACCGTCGAAGGCTTCTACAAGACGCGCAAGGGCCTGGACCAGGCGGTTTCGCGCGGCCTGGCCTACGCGCCGTACGCGGACCTGGTGTGGTGCGAAACCGGCAAGCCGGACCTTGCGTTCGCGAAGGCCTTCGCCGAAGCCATCCATGCCAAGTTCCCCGGCAAGCTGCTGGCCTACAACTGCTCGCCGTCGTTCAACTGGAAGCAGCACCTGGACGACGCGACCATCGCGAAATTCCAGAAGGAACTGGCGAGCTACGGGTACAAGTTCCAGTTCATCACCCTGGCCGGTTTCCACGCGCTCAACTATTCGATGTTCAACCTCGCCCACGGGTATGCGCGCAAGCAGATGAGCGCGTTCGTGGAGCTGCAGCAGGCCGAGTTCGCGGCCGCCGACAAGGGCTTCACGGCGGTCAAGCACCAGCGCGAAGTGGGCACGGGTTACTTCGATGCGGTGACGCAGACCATCCAGGGCGCGCAGTCCTCCACGGTCGCGCTGAAGGGCTCCACGGAAGAGGAACAATTCCATCCGACGGCCCCCGCCGCCGCCGCGTGAGGGTTGTCTCAAAACAGGCGGTTGCAGGCCCCTGAAAAGGCGCGGGGCGTCCGGTCGGGACGCCCCTTTTCGTACTCCCCGGAATGAATCCTTTCCGGTGGTATCCTCGGTCGCCGGTCGTGACGGGGGATCGCAGCGTGAATCGTGATAGCGGGCCGCCCCTCCGGCGCCACGCGGACATCGAAGTGCTCGAACCAGCGGCTTCGCTCACGGCGGAGGAGTACGCGCTGTTCGCGCAGATCGGTCGCCAGCGGCGCGTGGAGCCGGGCGAAAAACTCTTCCGGCGCGGCGACCTCGGCACCACGATGTTCGTCATCGCGCAGGGTTCGGTCGACCTGGATTTCGGCGACGACCTGGTCGCCAAGCGCCTCGGTGCGCGCGAATTCTTCGGCGAACTCGGCCTGCTGATCGGCGACCACGCCCGCAGCGCCGACGCCACCGTGTCCAGCCCCGGCATGCTGGTCGAATTGCGCCAGGAAGAATTCGACCAGCTGGTCGAACGCGACCCGCGTCTGCTGGCCCACTTCCTGCGCCGCGCGATCATGCGCGTGGTGCTGAACGAACAAAGCCTCATCGGCCGCCTGCGCCGTCGGAACCTGGATTTGCAGACCGCGCTCGACACGCTGCGTGCGACCAACCATCGCCTCACGCAGACCGAAGAGCTCACGCGCACCGACGAACTCACGGGCCTCGCCAATCGCCGCGGTTTCCACCTGCACCTGCAGCAGCGTCGCCGCACCGACATCACGCAAGGCCGCGGCCTGTTGCTGATCGACTGCGACCGCTTCAAGGGCATCAACGACGAATACGGGCACCTGGTGGGCGATCGCGTGTTGCAGGGCGTCGCCAACATCCTGCGTTCGGCCGCCGGCCCCGACGACATCGCCTGCCGCCTGGGCGGCGACGAGTTCTGCCTGATGATCAAGGCCGAAACGCCCGACGACATCGTGCGCGTGGCCGAATTCATCACCACCACCGCGCATGCGTTGCACGAACTGCAACCCGCGCCGCCGCAGATCGCCACGCTCAGCGTCGGCGCCTGCCTCGTCACCGCCGAAGGCGAATGGGACGACTGGTATGCGCTCGCCGACGCCGCGCTGTACCGGGCGAAGCGACTGGGTGGCAATCGTGTCGAGTGGCAGGACGCCGCCCTCGCCCCCGCCTGAAGGGCGACCGCAGCAAGGATTCGCCCATGATCGATCTCCCCACGGACAGCGCGCCTGCGCATAGCGCCGCCACCACCAGCCCGCAGGTCCGCACGCTGCTGCTGACGGACCTGTGCGATTCGACGTTGCTGGTCGAACGCCTGGGAGACGCGCCCGCGGCCGAACTGTTCCGCGCGCACGACCGGCTGGTGCTGGAATTGCAGCAACGGTGGCGCGGGCGGTTGATCGATCGTTCCGACGGTTTGCTGCTGTTGTTCGAACGCCCGATCGATGGTTTGGGTTTTGCGCTCGATTACACGCGTGGTTTGCGTGAACTCTCCGACCGGCCCGAAGTGCGCGCGCGCAAGCTCGTGCTGCAGGCGCGCGCCGGCTTGCACGTGGGCGAAGTGCTCACGTGGCGCAACAGCGAAGCCGCCGTGCAGGCGGGCGCCAAGCCGCTGGAAGTGGAAGGCCTCGCCAAGCCGCTCGCCGGTCGGCTGATGACGCTCGCGCGCCCCGGCCAGGTGTTGCTGTCCGCCACCGCCGAACCGCTGGCGCGCCGCGCCGCGCGCGAACTGGGCGAACGCAGCGAACACCTGATCTGGAAATCGCACGGGCGCTGGCGTTTGAAGGGCGTGCCCGACGGCCAGGAAATCTTCGAAGTCGGCGAACCCGGCTACGCCCCGCTGCGCGCCCCGAAGCAGAACGGCGGCAAGGCATGGCGCGACATCCCCGTGTGGCGCCGCCCGACCGCATTGGCCGCCGAACTGATGCTGGTGATCGGCATCGGCACCGGCGCGTGGTTCCTCACGCGTCCCACGCCCGCCATCGCCTTCAACGAACGCGACTGGGTGGTGGTGGGCGACCTGCGCAACCTCACCGGCCAACCGGTGCTGGACGAATCGCTGGAGCAGGCGTTCCGCATCAGCCTGGAACAGTCGCGCTACGTCAACGTGCTGAGCGACCTGAAGGTGCGCGACACCTTGCAGCTGATGAAGCGCGGGCCGGCGACGCCGCTGGATCGTGGGGTGGCGAGCGAGATCGCGCTGCGCGATGGCGCGCGCGCGGTGATCTTGCCGACGGTGGCGGAAGTGGGTGGGCGGGTGCGGGTGAGTGCGGAGGTCATTGATCCGCATACGCAGACGACGGTGTATGCGGAGTCGGCGGATGGGACCGGGGCGTCTTCAGCGCTGGGTTCAATAGACAAGGTGACGGGGGAGCTGCGCGAAAAGCTGGGTGAGGCGATTGCCAGCATCGAGCGGGATTCGGCGCCGTTGCCGAAGGTCAGCACGAACAACCTCGACGCATTGAAGGCGTATGCGTTGGGGCTCAAGGCGCACTTCGATTTCAAGCCAAAGGACGCGCTGGCGTACTTCGCTCGCGCCACGGAAATCGATCCCAACTTCGCCCTCGCGTACATCGCTGCGGGCCGGACGTATGGCCGAATTGGGGATGTGCCCGGCATTCGTCGCGAGTTCGACAAGGCGAACAAGCACCGGGATCACCTGGCGCCGAGGGAGCTGCTGACGCTTGACGCGCAGCTTGCACGTTTTGGGCCCGTCGAGCCGATGCTGCAGCGCTGGCAACAGTTGATTGCGATGTATCCGGATAACCAGGACGCGCATTTCGTCCTCGCCGTGGAGCTGATGCTTCGTGCGAATCAGTTCGAAGCCGGCCTGCAGCATGCAAAAGCTGCGTCGACATCGCAGAACCCGTATCGAGACAACGCCGTCACCCTGCAGGGCATGCTGCTGACCGGCATGGATCGTATCGATGATGGCCTGAAGATGTTCCAGGCGGCGTACAAGTTCGGCTTCAAGGGCGGTGCGGACGACTATGCGCGTGCCTATGCAGCGAAACGCGATTTCGCCAGTGCGCAGCGTGTCCTGGGAAGGAAGGCCGCCTCGGGCACGACCGTCGGCGACCTGAGGCACCCGATGCAGGAGATGTTGTTCGCACTGGACCAAGGCGATTTCGACACGGCGAGGGCGCAGGCCCAGCGTGGCACGCACAACGCACAGTCGGCCGAGCCGTTGTTTGCGCTTGCGCAGTGGCGCCTGCAGGCGCTGACGCTCCAGACGATCGAGCGCGCCATGCCGAAAGCGGACCTCGAGCGGGCGTTGCTGGCTGAAATCGATCACGTGCGCGCGCGGTCTGCGGAAACGGACGTTGTCGCGTCGAACTACAGCGAGATCCTGCTCCTCGCGCTCGGTGACCTTGGTGGATCCATCGATTCCCTGCCGACCGTACGCGCAGCATTGGCGGCGATCGAGAATTCAAAGGATTGGCAAGGTTTTCCGCTGATGGCGCAGATGCACGAGGTCCTGCTCGCCGAGCAGGATCGACTCTCCGGCAAGGCCAACGCAGCGTCCGCCAGGTTGGCGCCCATCGCGTCGCGGGATGAAGCGCTGGTCGCGGTGCATGTCGCGCTGGCGCGCGCGGCGGGAGAAGCGAAGCAGGATGCGTTGGCGCTGCGCCAACTGGATTGGCTGGTCGCGCATCGGGGTCGGGCGTACATGGAATGGGCGGCGGAAGGTGCGCTCACGCCATCCAACGTCGCGCAGACCACCCTGGCGCACCTTGAAGCGGCGGAGCTCCTGGCGCGATCGGGCCAGCAGGTGGCCGCAAAGGCGCGGCTGGCGCGCTTCCTGTCGTCCTGGCCGGCGAACACGTTGCCCGAGTTTCTCAGGCAACGTGTCGCCCGCCTGCAGGATCAATCGTCTGCCTGAAGTTCCATCGGCGCGCCGTAGTTCACGATCGCGTTCAACGTCTGCTCGAGCTTCCCGCGCTGCTGCGCGATCTTTTCCTTCGAAGCCAGCTGCGTTCCGGCGGCAAGTTGCAGGCAGCTGCCGCCGGACATTGCGGCCTGGTCTGACGTCGCAAGCTTGGCGCCGGCAGAGTCCGGGGCCTTCCAGCCTGCTTCCACGAGCGCCGCATGCGCATCGCGCTTGAACAAGTCGCGGAAATCGTCATCGCTAGACAGCCGATCGAGCAAGGTGCGGACGACTTTCGGGTCGAGTGGTTCGGTCGGGCCCGGGCCTTTCTTCATTGCCATGCGTGTCTCCCCATTTGAGCAAGTCAATACCCCGGGTGGCGACGCTACCCTTGTCTCGTGGTGTTCACAAGCTCTAACGTTGCCGTTTTACGCTCAGGAGCGTTCGATGCGCGTGCGGCGCTGTGCGGTGTTGTGGCTCGAGCCGAGGGAGACAGCACAGTTCCAACTGGAGGACCTGCTTTCCGGAGGCACTGGCATCGTGAGCCAAGTCGGCTGGCGAGCGCACGCACCGCAGTTCGACGAAGCATTGCCGGTGGACGAGGACGACGTGCTGTTGCTCGGCCGGCTCAGTCCCGTGGATTGGATCGACGATGGTCCCCTGCGCGCAAAACACGGCGCCGCCAGGCTGCGCACCTTGCTGCGTGCCGGCCTGTTGATCGGCCAGGGGAAGGCGTGGCGCGCCCAGCGACTCGCCGATGACGAATTGCGTGCCCAGCATTGGTACGGCTTGTCGGCCGTAGCCCACGCCAGGTCTCGATGGGTCGGGTTGGACGCGGCCCGGGAAGTGGCCGAAGCCGGCATGGATACGGCGGCCGGCCTGCGCAAACACTACGGACCGCCGCCCCCGACGCTCATGGAGCGCGGCCCCGCCGACGAACGCGTGCGCTTGCCGCGCGCGGTCCCGACCGCGCTTGATGCACTCTTCGACCAAAGGAGCACCTGTCGCAACTTCGATACCGAAGCCGTTCTGTCGCAGGTGCAGTTCGCACATGTCGTCGAACGTGTCTTTTCCGCACGCGGGCAGGTGCATGGCGCCGACGATTTCAACATGCTGAAGAAAACCAGCCCGTCTGGCGGCGCAATGCATCCGACGGAAGCGTATTTCATCGTGCATCGCGTCGAAGGACTTGCTCCCGGGCTATATCACTACCACTCGGTCGAACATGCGCTGCAACCATTGCCGTGGGAAGGCACCCCTGAAGCGTTGCGCGCCTTCGCGCGCCTGGCCGTCGGAGGTCAGCACTGGTTTTCGGACTCGCCAGTCCAGGTTGCGCTGGTGCCGCGTTTCGCGCGCAACTACTGGAAATACCAGAACCATCCCAAGGCGTATCGCGTTGCGATCCTGGACATCGGGCACCTCTCCCAGACGCTGCTGGTCACGGCGACCGAGCTTGGACTTGGCGCCTACATCACAGCGGCCATCAACGAGGTCGACATCGAACAGGCCTTCGGCCTGACAAGCTACGTGGAAAGCCCACTGGCGGTCTGCGGCTTCGGCCTCCGCGCGGACACGATGACGACCTCGGAGTTCGATCCCAACCGCAAGATCTGGCCGCGCAAACCGAAGTGATCAGCGGCCGCCGATCAGGCGCTCGCCC carries:
- a CDS encoding putative peptide maturation dehydrogenase, which encodes MRVRRCAVLWLEPRETAQFQLEDLLSGGTGIVSQVGWRAHAPQFDEALPVDEDDVLLLGRLSPVDWIDDGPLRAKHGAARLRTLLRAGLLIGQGKAWRAQRLADDELRAQHWYGLSAVAHARSRWVGLDAAREVAEAGMDTAAGLRKHYGPPPPTLMERGPADERVRLPRAVPTALDALFDQRSTCRNFDTEAVLSQVQFAHVVERVFSARGQVHGADDFNMLKKTSPSGGAMHPTEAYFIVHRVEGLAPGLYHYHSVEHALQPLPWEGTPEALRAFARLAVGGQHWFSDSPVQVALVPRFARNYWKYQNHPKAYRVAILDIGHLSQTLLVTATELGLGAYITAAINEVDIEQAFGLTSYVESPLAVCGFGLRADTMTTSEFDPNRKIWPRKPK
- a CDS encoding NHLP-related RiPP peptide, which translates into the protein MAMKKGPGPTEPLDPKVVRTLLDRLSSDDDFRDLFKRDAHAALVEAGWKAPDSAGAKLATSDQAAMSGGSCLQLAAGTQLASKEKIAQQRGKLEQTLNAIVNYGAPMELQADD
- a CDS encoding putative peptide modification system cyclase → MIDLPTDSAPAHSAATTSPQVRTLLLTDLCDSTLLVERLGDAPAAELFRAHDRLVLELQQRWRGRLIDRSDGLLLLFERPIDGLGFALDYTRGLRELSDRPEVRARKLVLQARAGLHVGEVLTWRNSEAAVQAGAKPLEVEGLAKPLAGRLMTLARPGQVLLSATAEPLARRAARELGERSEHLIWKSHGRWRLKGVPDGQEIFEVGEPGYAPLRAPKQNGGKAWRDIPVWRRPTALAAELMLVIGIGTGAWFLTRPTPAIAFNERDWVVVGDLRNLTGQPVLDESLEQAFRISLEQSRYVNVLSDLKVRDTLQLMKRGPATPLDRGVASEIALRDGARAVILPTVAEVGGRVRVSAEVIDPHTQTTVYAESADGTGASSALGSIDKVTGELREKLGEAIASIERDSAPLPKVSTNNLDALKAYALGLKAHFDFKPKDALAYFARATEIDPNFALAYIAAGRTYGRIGDVPGIRREFDKANKHRDHLAPRELLTLDAQLARFGPVEPMLQRWQQLIAMYPDNQDAHFVLAVELMLRANQFEAGLQHAKAASTSQNPYRDNAVTLQGMLLTGMDRIDDGLKMFQAAYKFGFKGGADDYARAYAAKRDFASAQRVLGRKAASGTTVGDLRHPMQEMLFALDQGDFDTARAQAQRGTHNAQSAEPLFALAQWRLQALTLQTIERAMPKADLERALLAEIDHVRARSAETDVVASNYSEILLLALGDLGGSIDSLPTVRAALAAIENSKDWQGFPLMAQMHEVLLAEQDRLSGKANAASARLAPIASRDEALVAVHVALARAAGEAKQDALALRQLDWLVAHRGRAYMEWAAEGALTPSNVAQTTLAHLEAAELLARSGQQVAAKARLARFLSSWPANTLPEFLRQRVARLQDQSSA